A single genomic interval of Bradyrhizobium sp. sBnM-33 harbors:
- a CDS encoding CDP-alcohol phosphatidyltransferase family protein — translation MLRQLIDPANAVTATGLVLSAIGINLAIAGLPEIGVAVVLWALLADHLDGVVAQRTQGRPAETGQIGKNLDSLADLVSAGVFPAVTSIIIGHGSTISVAAGTILVVASALRLSYFNVFGSPGSRFIGVPTTYVVPVTAIIFLLRPVISEVIFPNLFAFVLVVLAVLHIAPLRVPKTAGVMYLVVMAFCVGASIVLATRGLP, via the coding sequence ATGCTCCGCCAACTTATCGATCCGGCCAACGCCGTGACTGCAACAGGCCTTGTGCTCTCCGCCATCGGTATCAACCTGGCAATCGCCGGCCTTCCGGAGATCGGGGTAGCCGTCGTGCTCTGGGCGTTGCTGGCTGATCACCTCGACGGGGTCGTGGCCCAGCGGACGCAGGGCCGCCCGGCAGAGACAGGACAGATCGGCAAGAATCTGGATTCCCTCGCCGATTTGGTGAGTGCCGGTGTCTTTCCGGCCGTAACATCGATAATCATTGGCCATGGCTCAACGATCTCCGTTGCCGCGGGAACCATTCTCGTTGTGGCCAGTGCCTTGCGGCTAAGCTACTTCAACGTATTCGGATCTCCGGGTAGCCGGTTCATCGGAGTGCCGACCACCTACGTGGTACCGGTAACGGCAATCATTTTCTTGCTTCGTCCGGTCATCTCCGAGGTGATCTTCCCGAACCTGTTCGCGTTCGTCCTCGTCGTACTTGCTGTCCTGCACATTGCCCCCCTCCGAGTGCCGAAGACGGCTGGCGTCATGTACCTCGTCGTCATGGCATTTTGTGTTGGGGCATCCATCGTACTTGCGACTAGGGGACTGCCATGA
- a CDS encoding phosphocholine cytidylyltransferase family protein codes for MATNAPKKAIILAAGFGSRLRPLTDLRPKPLVEVNGTPILHNALRNLEAVGVEEVTIVVGYRKDAIQYACGSRFGGLEIKYVESTVFDRTGSAYSLWLARDALLSGDCYLLEGDVFFEVDALRYLNVADADDVAAVAPFDSSMQGSAVTLSENGLISAFRMKQTAADLDGDGPVLFKTMNILRFNSVTLTKTIVPSLEDIIGSGATQAYTEELLAYLVQRRGLQLAAARCDDLRWYEIDSTEDLRIAENIFATASPPLVSRAV; via the coding sequence ATGGCTACCAATGCTCCAAAGAAAGCCATCATTCTCGCCGCCGGCTTCGGCTCTCGCCTGCGACCGCTGACGGATCTGCGGCCGAAGCCCCTGGTCGAGGTCAACGGCACACCGATCCTCCACAATGCCCTGCGAAACCTGGAGGCAGTCGGCGTCGAAGAGGTGACGATCGTCGTCGGCTATCGCAAGGACGCCATTCAATATGCCTGCGGCAGCCGCTTCGGCGGGCTTGAGATCAAGTATGTCGAGTCAACCGTTTTCGACCGCACTGGCAGCGCTTATTCCCTATGGCTAGCGCGTGATGCGCTTCTTTCTGGAGACTGCTACCTCTTGGAAGGTGACGTCTTCTTTGAGGTGGACGCGCTCCGCTATCTCAACGTTGCCGATGCCGACGACGTTGCCGCGGTTGCACCGTTCGATTCGAGCATGCAAGGGTCTGCCGTAACGCTCTCAGAGAATGGACTTATTTCTGCGTTCCGGATGAAGCAGACGGCAGCGGACCTCGACGGGGACGGCCCGGTACTGTTCAAGACAATGAATATACTGCGGTTTAATTCCGTTACGCTGACAAAGACGATTGTCCCTTCGCTGGAAGACATCATCGGTTCAGGTGCCACACAGGCGTACACCGAGGAGCTTCTCGCCTATCTCGTCCAAAGACGCGGGCTACAGCTTGCTGCGGCGCGTTGTGACGATCTCCGTTGGTATGAGATCGACAGCACGGAGGATTTGCGGATCGCTGAAAACATCTTCGCAACCGCGTCGCCGCCGCTCGTCAGCCGAGCCGTTTGA
- a CDS encoding SDR family NAD(P)-dependent oxidoreductase — protein sequence MIIQNVGAQSQHSMSLHGKVALVVGGYGAIGTTISETLAIAGATSIIAGPNGDRTQALAAELSDKGFSVQGVELDACDVGAVRNLSASLRQQYGSIDILVNCVGFNKEQKLLEVTEEAFDEVYSRTLRAGMFLSQAVGAHQVAAGNGGSQIHLLSVRSSLGFRDRGYSAFCAAKGGLAVLLKQHATELAPNGITVNGVAPGAVRTHKNDKALEDAATFQRATADVPLGRLATPADVAGAVHFLASALSRFVTGQILYVDGGLTACR from the coding sequence ATGATCATTCAGAACGTGGGCGCCCAGTCTCAGCATTCGATGAGCCTGCACGGCAAAGTCGCATTAGTCGTCGGCGGCTACGGAGCTATCGGCACAACAATATCCGAAACGTTGGCCATTGCCGGCGCGACCAGCATTATTGCAGGACCAAATGGCGACCGGACGCAAGCTCTTGCCGCGGAACTAAGCGACAAAGGTTTCTCTGTCCAAGGTGTCGAGCTCGACGCGTGCGATGTCGGCGCAGTGCGAAATCTCTCTGCTTCTCTGAGGCAACAGTATGGTTCGATCGACATTCTGGTGAACTGTGTCGGCTTCAATAAGGAGCAGAAGCTGCTCGAGGTGACGGAGGAAGCCTTCGATGAAGTCTATTCCAGGACATTGCGCGCAGGAATGTTTCTTTCTCAGGCGGTGGGCGCTCATCAAGTTGCGGCCGGAAACGGCGGCAGCCAGATTCATCTTCTTTCGGTTCGGTCATCACTTGGCTTCCGAGACCGTGGATACAGCGCCTTCTGCGCTGCAAAGGGTGGGCTGGCTGTCCTTTTGAAGCAGCACGCAACCGAATTGGCGCCCAACGGCATCACCGTTAATGGTGTCGCCCCGGGCGCGGTACGAACTCACAAGAACGACAAGGCTCTTGAGGACGCAGCGACGTTTCAGCGGGCCACGGCGGATGTTCCTCTCGGTCGCTTGGCAACACCAGCCGATGTCGCGGGCGCGGTACATTTCCTCGCGTCGGCGCTGTCGCGTTTTGTGACTGGGCAGATTCTGTATGTCGATGGCGGCCTTACCGCGTGCAGATAG